Proteins encoded together in one Papaver somniferum cultivar HN1 unplaced genomic scaffold, ASM357369v1 unplaced-scaffold_21, whole genome shotgun sequence window:
- the LOC113340087 gene encoding protein transport protein SEC31-like produces the protein MVMITQDISSLFCTIFICTSFALFYSITTTNFLFSYIDTVTSHATSVHFHRIFPPATTINDDNKVTITSTPPPPSPPPPMLSNPPPPPPMLPSPSSPPAPLPLPPPLPSPVSPPPPTLSSPPPSPPPPSPPLPMLSPPPPSQPPTLSLPLPVSLPSFPPSPSPPAPPPPPTPEEEEDFKLFQSAAKVNSTPTPNAPQKIAFLFLTTTPLPLAPLWELYFNQNNNQTMKNLFNVYIHADPSHPYNPPFSGHFFNRTIPSSKPTQRGSPSLIASARRLLSEALLDDPSNSRFIILSTSCIPLHSFNFTYNMLFQTNKSFIEILKGEPKEFVRYTARGNADIMLPEIPFEDFRIGSQFFILSRHHAKLVVNDEKLWRKFKLPCVFPKYCYPEEQYFSTLLNMEDSSSCIPATLTHVDWSKRLGSHPWTYRDTEIGMELIESLRQRELRYGNGGVENQTEAARVDPNYSFLFARKFSRNCLKPLLDIAGEFILRN, from the coding sequence ATGGTGATGATAACTCAAGATATATCTTCATTGTTTTGCACTATTTTCATTTGTACATCTTTTGCTCTCTTctattccatcaccaccaccaacttcCTCTTCTCTTACATTGATACCGTCACTAGCCATGCCACTTCCGTGCACTTTCATCGCATCTTCCCTCCGGCCACCACCATCAACGACGACAACAAAGTAACAATCACCTCAACCCCTCCTCCACCATCACCGCCGCCTCCAATGCTATCAAATCCACCTCCGCCGCCTCCAATGCTACCATCTCCTTCATCACCACCGGCACCATTACCATTACCGCCACCTTTACCATCACCAGTGTCGCCACCTCCTCCAACGCTGTCATCTCCTCCACCGTCGCCACCTCCTCCATCACCACCACTTCCCATGCTGtcacctccaccaccatcacaGCCTCCAACACTATCATTACCCCTACCGGTGTCACTACCATCATTTCCTCCATCACCGTCACCACCagcgccaccacctccaccaacacctgaagaagaggaagatttCAAGCTTTTCCAATCAGCTGCCAAGGTAAACTCAACTCCAACACCAAATGCACCCCAAAAAATAGCCTTCCTGTTCCTCACAACAACACCTCTACCATTAGCACCACTCTGGGAACTCTATTTTAATCAAAACAACAACCAAACCATGAAAAACCTATTCAACGTTTATATCCACGCTGATCCATCTCATCCCTACAATCCACCATTCTCCGGTCACTTTTTCAACCGAACAATCCCTTCATCGAAACCGACCCAACGCGGTTCACCATCTCTGATCGCATCAGCTCGCCGGTTACTCTCCGAAGCTTTACTCGACGATCCATCCAATTCCAGATTCATCATTCTCTCAACTTCTTGTATTCCACTTCATTCTTTCAACTTCACTTACAACATGCTTTTTCAGACAAACAAAAGCTTCATCGAAATCCTTAAAGGCGAACCCAAAGAATTTGTCCGGTACACTGCTCGTGGCAATGCTGATATAATGCTACCGGAAATACCTTTCGAAGATTTCCGAATCGGATCCCAGTTTTTCATACTGAGTCGCCACCACGCGAAATTAGTGGTAAATGATGAGAAACTATGGAGGAAATTCAAACTTCCATGTGTGTTTCCCAAATATTGTTACCCAGAAGAACAGTATTTCTCGACGTTGCTGAACATGGAAGATTCAAGTTCTTGTATACCTGCAACACTAACACATGTGGACTGGTCGAAACGTTTAGGTTCTCATCCTTGGACTTACAGGGATACCGAAATTGGAATGGAACTTATCGAGTCTTTAAGGCAACGAGAGCTCAGATATGGAAATGGCGGTgttgaaaatcaaactgaagcAGCTCGTGTTGATCCTAATTATTCATTTCTGTTTGCAAGAAAATTTTCAAGAAATTGTTTGAAACCGTTGCTGGATATTGCCGGTGAGTTCATTCTGAGAAACTGA
- the LOC113340254 gene encoding beta-carotene isomerase D27, chloroplastic — protein sequence MEVLNLQAVQLRYPSALSNNLNHCGIRKIKYNNTINSNVRYTVIRCGIDEPSGKPAPFGEKTKYNDGIFEKIFMGLFARKMEKFAAKGGSRGELGLLDYNYDSFVDVSKRVMQGRSRLQQQEVVREVLISMLPPGAPEQFRKLFPPTKWAAEFNAALTVPFFHWLVGPSEVIEVEINGEKQRSGVLIKKCRYLENSGCVGQCVNMCKIPTQDFFTNEFGLPLTMIPNFEDMSCEMVYGQVPPPFEEDPVSKQPCYANICPIANPNSSMCPKLQS from the exons ATGGAAGTCCTCAATTTGCAGGCTGTTCAACTCCGTTATCCATCTGCTCTGAGTAATAATTTGAACCATTGTGGTATTCGTAAGATCAAGTACAATAATACTATCAACAGTAATGTTCGTTATACAGTAATTCGTTGTGGAATTGATGAACCATCTGGGAAACCAGCTCCATTTGGGGAGAAAACGAAATACAATGATGGTATTTTCGAGAAGATCTTTATGGGTTTGTTTGCACGCAAGATGGAGAAGTTTGCTGCTAAAGGAGGCAGCAGAGGAGAACTAGGCCTGCTGGATTATAACTATGACAGTTTTGTAGATGTATCTAAGAGAGTAATGCAAGGTAGATCTCGCTTACAACAACAAGAAGTCGTTAGAGAGGTCCTCATTTCTATGCTCCCTCCCGGTGCTCCAGAACAG TTCCGAAAATTGTTTCCACCAACGAAGTGGGCGGCAGAGTTCAATGCAGCACTTACTGTCCCCTTCTTCCACTGGTTAGTTGGGCCATCCGAG GTTATAGAGGTGGAGATAAATGGGGAGAAACAGAGAAGTGGAGTCCTTATAAAGAAGTGCAG GTACCTAGAGAACAGCGGGTGCGTAGGACAGTGCGTTAATATGTGCAAAATTCCCACACAAGATTTCTTTACAAATGAATTTGGGCTTCCACTAACGATGATCCCAA ATTTTGAGGATATGAGTTGTGAGATGGTGTATGGCCAAGTTCCACCTCCATTTGAAGAGGATCCTGTCTCCAAACAGCCTTGTTATGCAAACATCT GTCCTATAGCAAATCCAAATTCTAGTATGTGCCCAAAACTGCAGTCGTGA
- the LOC113340221 gene encoding 12-oxophytodienoate reductase 1-like, which translates to METIPLLKPYKMGNYELSHRVVLAPLTRCRSYGNVPQPHAVLYYSQRTTKGGLLISEAAGVSTTSLGYPNTPGIWTKEHVEAWKPIVQAVHDKGGIFFCQIWHAGRVSTYDFQPNRKAPISCTDKGCTPGLAGVDWSAPHRLRIDEIPQVIDDFRLAARNAIEAGFDGVEIHGANGYLLDQFMKDTVNDRTDEYGGTVEKRCRFAIEVVKAVVEEIGAYKVGIRLSPFADYMESGDSNPEALGLFMAQSLNKFGILYLHVIEPRMVIQQGNPQDTCYSSLTMRKAFEGTFISAGGYTKVDSNKVIDEDRADLVGYGRLFLANPDLPKRFSIDAPLNKYNRDTFYTPDPIVGYTDYPFLNLGN; encoded by the exons ATGGAAACAATACCACTGCTCAAACCTTACAAAATGGGCAATTATGAACTCTCCCACAG GGTTGTTTTGGCACCTCTAACAAGATGTAGATCTTATGGGAACGTACCTCAACCACATGCGGTCTTGTATTACTCTCAGAGGACTACTAAGGGAGGCCTTCTTATTAGTGAAGCTGCTGGAGTATCTACAACGTCTCTAGG GTATCCAAATACACCGGGAATTTGGACCAAAGAGCATGTAGAAGCATGGAAACCAATTGTACAAGCTGTTCATGACAAGGGTGGCATCTTCTTTTGCCAGATTTGGCATGCAGGAAGAGTCTCCACTTATG ACTTCCAACCTAATAGGAAAGCTCCAATCTCTTGCACCGATAAGGGATGTACACCCGGCCTCGCTGGAGTGGATTGGTCAGCTCCTCATCGGTTACGCATTGATGAAATCCCACAAGTCATTGATGATTTTAGGCTCGCTGCAAGAAATGCGATTGAAGCAG GTTTTGATGGAGTCGAGATCCATGGTGCAAACGGCTACCTTCTGGATCAATTCATGAAGGATACAGTGAACGATAGAACAGATGAATACGGtggaactgtagaaaaacgaTGCCGATTCGCTATAGAAGTTGTTAAAGCCGTCGTCGAAGAAATTGGAGCATATAAAGTCGGAATAAGGTTGTCTCCTTTTGCGGATTACATGGAATCAGGAGATTCAAACCCCGAAGCCCTTGGACTTTTCATGGCTCAATCGTTAAACAAATTTGGAATTTTGTATCTCCACGTAATAGAGCCAAGGATGGTCATCCAGCAGGGAAATCCTCAAGATACTTGTTACAGTAGTTTGACAATGAGGAAAGCTTTTGAAGGAACTTTCATTTCTGCTGGAGGTTATACGAAAGTCGACAGCAACAAAGTTATCGATGAGGATCGTGCTGATTTAGTTGGATATGGTCGTTTGTTTTTGGCTAACCCAGATTTGCCTAAACGGTTTTCCATTGATGCACCTCTAAATAAGTATAATCGTGATACTTTTTACACACCTGACCCAATTGTTGGTTACACGGATTATCCATTTTTAAATCTAGGTAATTAG